One Rosa chinensis cultivar Old Blush chromosome 3, RchiOBHm-V2, whole genome shotgun sequence DNA window includes the following coding sequences:
- the LOC112194678 gene encoding uncharacterized protein LOC112194678 gives MQQGRVPTSGHCAVDVPPATSQAAKQKAVATEPEVEDSSSDDDDPQTVRTFLPDHTDPRTDPWEEDEPLAFRLSLRPISEGSSTAGDEASPSRAQALPDLTNPPPLVNTANDSQLPQVQYVAPNDKVAVAAEEIAIENLAEPDGGNLADKEPAPQVPEEEAEILHEPVPEAVPVAEPLEAPIAVDPNLPPMPHSRLERLAPVLEVVPPGVVDDAREGLRHLLGPDILTPGAPMRVLEYLRVLLSEGAITEA, from the exons ATGCAGCAGGGACGCGTTCCAACTTCCGGCCATTGTGCAGTGGATGTTCCTCCAGCCACCAGTCAGGCTGCCAAACAGAAAGCTGTAGCCACAGAGCCTGAAGTTGAAGACTCTTCTTCCGATGATGACGACCCACAAACTGTAAGGACTTTCCTCCCAGA TCACACTGATCCCCGGACCGACCCGtgggaagaagatgaaccaCTCGCATTTCGACTG TCCTTAAGGCCAATCAGTGAAGGGTCGTCCACTGCTGGCGACGAAGCATCCCCTTCTCGAGCCCAAGCGCTGCCTGATTTAACCAATCCTCCACCTCTTGTCAACACCGCGAATGATTCGCAGCTCCCTCAAGTTCAG TATGTCGCTCCTAATGATAAAGTGGCAGTAGCTGCCGAGGAAATTGCTATCGAGAACCTTGCTGAACCGGATGGTGGAAACCTAGCTGACAAGGAACCTGCCCCCCAAGTGCCTGAAGAGGAGGCAGAGATACTTCATGAACCTGTGCCGGAGGCAGTTCCTGTCGCGGAGCCTCTTGAGGCTCCTATTGCTGTGGATCCCAACCTACCACCTATGCCTCATTCGAGACTAGAAAGGTTGGCTCCCGTGCTTGAAGTGGTCCCACCTGGAGTGGTTGATGATGCTAGAGAAGGCCTCCGCCACCTCTTGGGTCCTGACATCCTGACACCCGGCGCGCCCATGAGAGTCTTGGAGTACCTGAGGGTACTTCTCAGCGAGGGAGCCATCACTGAGGCTTAG